A stretch of Bombus huntii isolate Logan2020A chromosome 7, iyBomHunt1.1, whole genome shotgun sequence DNA encodes these proteins:
- the LOC126868000 gene encoding coiled-coil domain-containing protein 97, with amino-acid sequence MNKQEDTQNNAPDMTVDYKNNENDSQRTSLNEVDKNLKEELLHHIAKSKAIFKSQQKDDPDLTFKEKLIIARNILKKSYCLFLSKFGHYMKKEHLKFFENCKDEDYEVAYHCNRLQRYFNNSKRQTDVRNRRYQALKTLIEKGEYFSETEMMKRNPLLYEHLIGQYMTEEQKKLRDNIDTKNITFVNLLMENIERDNLKMKQKLQEEEEQNVIEENDTDEEQEDIYDSKDNEEKTTYWGKTSSLENEIEHKNEAVKKPHCISKSEKQVLKQEFVTNMYQSFLDGKDLDFDYSTVDDNEAYDNIDIRTQDEEDKYFDSESPETIGPTEDTNETETEDELDIYMKSLKEQVATDRLPLDNLVYDEYSQM; translated from the exons ATGAATAAGCAAGAAGATACACAAAATAATGCCCCGGATATGACTGTAGATTacaaaaataacgaaaatGATTCTCAACGAACTTCTTTAAATGAAGtggataaaaatttaaaagagGAACTGTTGCATCATATAGCAAAAAGTAAGGCAATTTTTAAGAGTCAACAAAAAGATGATCCAGATTTAACTTTTAAAGAAAAGCTAATAATTGCACGtaatattcttaaaaaaaGTTACTGTTTATTCTTGTCCAAATTTGGTCATTATATGAAAAAAGAACACTTAAAGTTTTTCGAAAACTGTAAAGATGAAGATTATGAAGTCGCTTATCATTGTAATAGATTACAAAGATATTTCAACAACTCAAAAAGACAAACAGATGTTAGAAATAGAAGATACCAGGCCTTAAAAACATTAATAGAAAAAGGGGAATACTTTAGTGAAACTGAAATGATGAAAAGAAATCCATTGTTATACGAACATTTAATTGGACAATATATGACTGaggaacaaaagaaacttAGGGATAATATagatactaaaaatattacttttgtGAATTTATTAATGGAAAATATTGAACgggataatttaaaaatgaaacaaaaattacaagaGGAAGAAGAACAAAATGTAATAGAGGAAAATGATACAGATGAAGAACAAGAGGATATATATGATTCAAAGGATAATGAAGAAAAAACTACATATTGGGGTAAAACATCCAGCTTAGAGAATGAAATAGAACATAAAAATGAAGCAGTAAAAAAGCCACATTGCATTTCAAAATCTGAAAAGCAAGTATTAAAACAAGAATTTGTGACAAATATGTACCAAAGCTTTTTGGATGGGAAAGATTTAGATTTTGATTACAG CACTGTTGATGACAATGAAGCATATGACAACATAGATATAAGAACACAAGATGAAgaagataaatattttgattcaGAATCACCTGAAACTATAGGTCCAACTGAAGATACAAATGAAACTGAGACTGAGGATGAACTggatatttatatgaaatcaTTGAAG GAGCAGGTTGCTACAGATAGGCTCCCCTTGGATAATCTCGTATATGATGAATACTCTCAGATGTAA
- the LOC126867999 gene encoding ATP-binding cassette sub-family C member 10: MDRWLTDDDEETWKWNWTELCGYSGGIKPLNPDTHDLDICFQQLCLQIPVLICIAIISAYHCGKRNIYPIRHFGSNYVIKLRLIITVCLIILPILRAYIILSNTVLAPPKHVLSSNDQIQEYIMTSTKKPDVSLEDSSILHHMQDEWNRTIDFAKSILFPKNSIQNITESSVISNTQEYGLILTAVKDKVTSAKPIDYLVAGTEGLAWVVHLCFITSLRRGRNFNPRGPVSLRALIFLLIVISTLLLRSHIKYNPQNDVLPNLSLGFSISVVTLLILYAITLIPSHSNLQDMRSSQFNEIGEQTALLSTPNSSYVRFPEGQDPIYLGTAMEDATTSSKLIFYWVNSLMEKGIHGLLNHSDDLFDLPEYISTNTINQKIDKHLQNMPNDITNQVENFESISEAHVQTVTNKMTLFNLLHKCFGWEFYSVGILKFITDSTSFMGPLILSKLIGFIEDKNEPILYGYLYASLIFISALIGAFCNTHFTFWMSVVGLKIRCTVVTLLYRKILHSSNIQLKQQFNFGEIANFMSTDSDRLVNSCASFHAFWSIPLQLIVTLYLLYKLIGVSFLAGIAFAIILIPINKAIATQIGKYSTKLMECKDQRVRLVGETLRGITTIKLNVWEDHFLRNISKLRENEIKYLRGRKYLDALCVYFWATTPVLISILTFATYVLLGHELDAKTVFTSMALLNMLIAPLNAFPWVLNGLTEAWVSLKRIQKMLDLPDADMSSYYSKPPPGIDLVLQDTMFSINTDQNIEQNGLTTPKDVTSPSGSSESRKIVTFEDDAIFSLHDINITVPKGHLIGIIGEVGSGKSLLLDGILGEIIKVRGTIAVNDIENGFAYVKQNPWLQRGTIRDNILFGKSYDYNKYKNILKACALSADLNSLPKKDLTPIGEAGNTLSGGQKTRISLARAVYADKDIYLLDDVLATLDPKVASYIFKRVIMGLLNNKTRLLCTHQTRYLMYANLVIEMSKGRIINQGKPSDMLPDIEDYLLSSESIEPDLDSISINDLPRELNQTDKNKKDPLLDEEYKEKGKVQLGVYNCYIKAIGYYLAISIMLSMFLMQSSKNVTDLWLSYWVTHSNKSVTNITDSSPTLRLNHVFDNYNISTNYYLTVYSLLAVFNTLFTLMRAFMFAYGGIQAAISIHKQLLKVVVRAKAVFFDIQPFGRILNRFSSDTYTVDDSLPFIANILFAQLFGLIATVIVIAYGIPWILLILAPLIPVYHWIQNHYRLTSRELKRLSSAALSPLYAHFNETLHGLSTIRAFRMVSRFKQANELLLEISQKAQFASFAVSQWLALRLQLIGVALLAGVSNIAVLQHQYDIADPGLIGLIITYTLSVTGLLSGVVNAFVETEREMIAVERVKQYLENVPVETAKGENPPYAWPSQGVIEFRNVVLKYREHLVPSLNGISFVTRPAEKIGIVGRTGAGKSSLFASLFRLTEVTSGSILIDNVNIRTLQLNAIRSRLAIIPQNPFLFSGTIRENLDPLNQYPDLQIYKALEKCKIHSLVHRLGGLGATLNESGNNFSAGQRQLLCLVRAILHNAKIVCIDEATANVDQETDKFIQATIKSSFQTATVLTIAHRIRTIMYCDRVLVMGDGEVLEFEEPNLLIQNVNSHFYHLVSQEFSDKE; this comes from the exons ATGGATAGGTGGTTAACTGATGATGATGAAGAAACATGGAAATGGAATTGGACAGAATTATGTGGATACAGTGGAGGCATTAAGCCTTTAAATCCAGATACCCATGATCTTGATATTTGCTTTCAACAACTTTGTCTCCAG ATTCCAGTTTTAATCTGTATCGCTATAATTTCTGCTTATCACTGtggaaaaagaaacatatatCCTATTCGTCATTTTGGCTCTaattatgttataaagttGAGACTTATAATTACAGTGTGCCTTATAATTCTTCCTATACTTAGAGCATATATTATTCTTAGTAATACTGTTCTTGCTCCACCAAAGCATGTATTATCTAGTAATGATCAGATACAAGAATATATTATGACATCAACTAAAAAGCCAGATGTATCTTTGGAGGATTCAAGTATATTACATCATATGCAAGATGAATGGAATCGTACTATTGATTTTGCAAAATCAATTCTTTTCCCAAAGAACAGCATTCAGAATATCACTGAATCTTCTGTTATTTCTAACACACAAGAATATGGTCTAATATTAACTGCAGTCAAAGATAAAGTTACATCAGCTAAACCTATTGACTACCTTGTGGCGGGTACTGAAGGATTAGCATGGGTTGTTCATCTTTGTTTCATAACAAGCTTAAGAAGAGGAAGGAATTTTAATCCACGTGGCCCAGTTTCACTTCGggcattaatatttttattgattgtTATTTCTACATTGCTGTTAAGAAGTCATATCAAGTACAATCCTCAAAATGATGTTCTACCAAATTTGTCATTGGGATTTAGTATCAGTGTCGTCACTCTATTAATACTTTATGCTATAACATTGATACCCAGTCATAGTAATTTACAAGATATGAGATCATCTCAATTTAATGAA ATAGGAGAACAAACTGCACTATTGAGTACTCCTAATTCTTCTTATGTAAGATTTCCCGAAGGGCAGGACCCAATTTATCTTGGGACTGCTATGGAGGATGCAACCACATCTTCCaaacttatattttattgGGTAAATTCATTAATGGAAAAGGGTATTCATGGTTTATTAAATCATTCAGATGATTTATTTGATTTACCGGAATATATCAGCACTAATACAATTAATCAAAAGATCGACAAGCATCTACAAAATATg CCAAATGATATAACTAATCAAGTAGAAAATTTTGAGTCAATATCAGAAGCACATGTTCAAACAGTTACAAACAAAATGACCTTGTTTAACTTATTGCATAAATGCTTTGGTTGGGAGTTTTATTCTGttggaatattaaaatttatcacTGACTCTACTTCATTTATGGGACCATTAATACTGAGCAAATTAATCGGTTTTATTGAAGACAAAAATGAACCTATCTTATATGGATACCTATATGcatcattaatatttataagtGCTTTAATAG GAGCATTTTGTAATACTCATTTCACCTTCTGGATGTCGGTAGTTGGTTTAAAAATTCGTTGTACAGTTGTAACTTTGTTATATAGAAAGATTTTGCACTCTTCAAATATCCAATTGAAGCAGCAATTTAATTTTGGTGAAATTGCTAATTTTATGAGTACGGATAGTGATAGACTTGTTAACAGTTGTGCAAGTTTTCATGCATTTTGGAGTATACCATTACAa TTAATTGTAACATTATATCTTCTATACAAGCTAATAGGAGTTTCATTCTTAGCTGGAATTGCTTTTGCAATAATACTTATACCTATAAATAAAGCGATAGCAACTCAAATTGGAAAATATAGCACGAAATTAATGGAATGTAAAGATCAAAGGGTGAGACTTGTAGGAGAAACATTACGTGGAATAACtacgattaaattaaatgtGTGGGAAGACCATTTTTTGCGCAATATATCAA AATTGCGTGAAAATGAGATTAAATATTTACGGGGTAGAAAATATCTAGATGCTTTATGTGTTTACTTTTGGGCTACAACACCTGTATTGATATCTATATTAACATTTGCTACGTATGTACTCCTTGGACATGAACTTGATGCAAAGACAGTATTTACTAGTATGGCATTATTGAACATGTTAATAGCTCCACTAAATGCATTTCCATGGGTTTTGAATGGTCTTACAGAAGCTTGGGTATCGCTTAAGAGAATTCAGAAAATGTTAGAT TTACCAGATGCGGATATGTCATCATATTATTCAAAACCACCGCCTGGAATAGATTTAGTGCTTCAGGATACAATGTTTAGCATAAACACAGAtcaaaatatagaacaaaatggtCTTACTACTCCTAAAGATGTCACAAGCCCATCTGGTAGTTCAGAGTCTAGAAAGATTGTTACCTTTGAAGATGATGCTATTTTTAGTCTACATGACATTAATATTACTGTTCCAAAG GGACACTTAATTGGTATTATAGGAGAAGTAGGTAGCGGAAAATCACTACTTTTAGATGGTATTTTAGgtgaaattattaaagtcCGTGGTACGATAGCAGTAAATGACATCGAAAACGGTTTTGCGTATGTAAAACAAAATCCGTGGTTGCAACGTGGTACAATTCGAGACAACATTCTTTTTGGGAAATCATAtgattacaataaatataa gaaTATTTTGAAAGCATGTGCTCTCAGTGCTGATTTAAATTCCTTGCCTAAGAAAGATCTAACACCTATTGGTGAGGCAGGAAACACGTTAAGTGGAGGTCAAAAGACAAGAATTTCTTTGGCACGTGCTGTTTATGCGgataaagatatttatttattagacGATGTTTTGGCGACTTTAGATCCAAAAGTTGctagttatatatttaaacgTGTTATTATGGGTTTACTGAATAACAAAACAAGATTGTTATGTACTCATCAAACTCGATATTTAATGTATGCAAATTTAGTAATAGAAATGTCAAAAGGCAGAATCATTAATCAGGGTAAACCAAGTGACATGTTACCTGATATAGAAGATTACTTATTATCTTCAGAGTCTATAGAGCCAGACTTAGACAGCATATCCATAAATGATTTACCAAGAGAACTAAATCAAActgataaaaacaaaaaggatCCCTTGCTTGATGaagaatataaagaaaaaggCAAAGTTCAACTTGGTGTATATAATTGTTACATAAAAGCAATAGGATATTATTTAGCAATTTCAATAATGCTCTCTATGTTCCTAATGCAAAGTTCCAAAAACGTCACGGATTTATGGCTTTCTTATTGGGTTACTCACAGTAACAAAAGTGTAACTAATATCACAGACAGCTCACCAACTTTACGATTAAATCATGTCTTTGACAATTATAATATAAGcactaattattatttaacggTATATTCGCTATTAGCTGTATTTAATACATTATTCACATTAATGAGAGCATTTATGTTTGCATATGGTGGAATTCAAGCAGCAATTTCTATACACAAACAACTTTTAAAGGTTGTAGTACGG GCTAAAGCTGTATTTTTTGATATTCAACCATTTGGAAGAATTCTAAATAGGTTTTCGTCCGACACATATACAGTCGATGATAGTCTTCCTTTCATCGCTAATATATTATTCGCTCAGCTATTTGGATTGATTGCAACAGTTATTGTCATAGCCTATGGAATACCGTGGATACTTTTGATACTGGCGCCATTAATACCGGTTTATCATTGGATTCAAAATCATTATAG atTAACATCGAGAGAATTGAAGCGTTTATCTAGTGCCGCACTTTCACCATTATATGCacattttaatgaaactcTACATGGACTATCTACCATTAGAGCTTTTCGCATGGTATCTCGCTTCAAACAAGCAAACGAACTCTTGTTAGAAATCAGTCAAAAAGCGCAGTTTGCGTCGTTTGCAGTAAGCCAGTGGCTTGCATTAAGATTACAACTCATTGGAGTAGCACTTTTAGCAGGAGTGAGCAATATAGCAGTTTTACAACATCAATATGACATTGCGGACCCTGGTTTAATAGGTCTTATTATTACTTACACATTGTCCGTGACTGGGCTGCTATCTGGCGTAGTAAACGCATTTGTTGAAACGGAGAGGGAAATGATCGCGGTTGAACGTGTAAAACAGTATTTAGAGAATGTTCCAGTAGAAACTGCGAAAGGAGAAAATCCACCATATGCTTGGCCGAGTCAGGGTGTAATTGAATTTAGGAACGTCGTTTTAAAATATAG AGAGCATTTAGTGCCATCATTGAATGGCATATCATTTGTCACGAGGCCAGCagaaaaaattggaattgtTGGTCGTACAGGTGCTGGTAAAAGTTCCCTGTTTGCTTCATTATTTAGATTGACGGAAGTAACTTCCGGGAGCATATTGATCGATAACGTGAACATACGAACCTTACAACTAAATGCAATAAG ATCTCGATTAGCTATCATACCTCAaaatccatttttattttcggGTACGATACGAGAAAATCTTGATCCGCTAAATCAATATCCagatttacaaatatataaagcTCTCGAGAAATGCAAAATTCATTCGTTGGTACATCGTTTAGGGGGTCTTGGTGCTACTTTAAATGAAAGTGGTAACAATTTTAGTGCAGGACAAAGGCAATTGTTGTGTTTAGTCAGAGCAATTTTACATAACGCTAAG ATCGTCTGTATCGATGAAGCTACGGCAAACGTTGATCAAGAAACAGACAAGTTTATTCAAGCGACAATAAAGTCTTCCTTCCAGACCGCTACAGTACTCACTATAGCGCATAGGATAAGGACGATCATGTACTGTGATAG agtTCTTGTAATGGGAGATGGCGAAGTTTTAGAATTTGAAGAACCGAATTTATTGATTCAAAATGTTAATTCCCATTTCTATCATTTAGTAAGCCAAGAATTTTCTGATAAGGAATGA
- the LOC126868001 gene encoding EF-hand calcium-binding domain-containing protein 11-like, with protein MKPNGIKDRASIAFNYADVDGRGSLSKREYKIAMTVVFGCRPNKTEVKQIFQSTERILYGEFESWVFKKSKKDDSYVNADLLFALLDKDHKGYLILDDFYSASKSVNLKVLPTIWQTMFKELDRYKKGYIDFYEFLRILPTT; from the exons ATGAAGCCAAACGGCATCAAGGATCGCGCGAGCATT GCCTTTAACTATGCCGACGTTGATGGAAGGGGATCTTTGAGCAAACGAGAGTATAAAATAGCGATGACTGTTGTCTTCGGATGTCGCCCGAACAAA ACGGAAGTGAAGCAGATTTTTCAGTCTACCGAGAGAATTCTGTACGGAGAGTTTGAATCATGGGTGTTCAAGAAGAGTAAAAAGGATGATTCATACGTTAATGCAGATTTATTATTCGCTTTACTGGATAAGGATC ATAAAGGATATTTAATATTGGATGACTTCTATTCTGcaagcaagtctgtcaacttGAAAGTATTACCGACAATATGGCAAACGATGTTCAAAGAATTAGATCGTTACAAAAAAGGATATAtcgatttttatgaatttttacgTATATTACCGACAACATAA